The following proteins are co-located in the Manihot esculenta cultivar AM560-2 chromosome 7, M.esculenta_v8, whole genome shotgun sequence genome:
- the LOC110619481 gene encoding putative disease resistance protein RGA4, with protein MLFPPLLFFFKLVICCHRLLLHSSNISSFYNQTKTPKMADGVLSNVVGDIITKLGSRALHEIGLWWGLKGELKKLEATVSSIRNVLLDAEEQQKLNRQVKGWLERLEEVVYDADDLVDDFATEALRRRVMTGNRMTKEVSLFFSSSNQLVYGFKMGHKVKAIRERLADIEADRKFNLEVRTDQESIVWRDQTTSSLPEVVIGREGDKKAITELVLSSNGEECVSVLSIVGIGGLGKTTLAQIILNDELIKNSFEPRIWVCVSEPFDVKMTVGKILESATGNRSEDLGLEALKSRLENIISGKKYLLVLDDVWNENREKWQNLKRLLVGGSSGSKILITTRSKKVADISSTMAPHVLEGLSPDESWSLFLHVALEGQEPKHANVREMGKEILKKCHGVPLAIKTIASLLYAKNPETEWLPFLTKELSRISQDGNDIMPTLKLSYDHLPSHLKHCFAYCAIYPKDYVIDVKTLIHLWVAQGFIESSSTSDCLEDIGLEYFMKLWWRSFFQEVKRDRCGNVKNCKMHDLIHDLAITVGGTRIQLVNSDAPNIDEKTHHIALNLNVAPQKILNNAKKLRSFILFEEHDYDQLFIYKNLKFLHVFRMHLYKIKRVDNSIKMLKYLKYLEIADNQGLKALSNSITDLLNLHVLDVSYCVQLKELPKDIKKLVNLRHLYCEGCYSLTHMPSGLGQLPSLQTLSLFVVAKGHITSRDVGTINELNKLNNLRGRLAIRNLGCVDNEIVNVNLKEKPLLQSLKLSWEESWEDSNVDRDEMAFQNLQPHPNLKELRVLNYGGRRFPSWFSSLTNLVYLCIWNCKRYQHLPPMDRIPSLQYLEIWGVDDLEYMEIEGQPTSFFPSLKTLELYRCPKLKGWQKKKEDDSTALELLQFPCLSYFVCEDCPNLTSIPQFPSLDHSLSLRYASPQLVHQIFTPSISSSSSIIPPLSKLKILRIRDIKELESLPPDGLRNLTCLQRLTIEICPAIKCLPQEMRSLTSLRELNINDCPQLKERCGNRKGADWAFISHIPNIEVDDQRIQREGRYLLDDEASINEG; from the coding sequence ATGCTTTTTCCTccacttctttttttctttaaattagtCATTTGTTGTCACCGTCTTCTTCTTCATAGCAGCAACATTTCATCCTTTTACAATCAAACCAAAACACCCAAAATGGCCGACGGAGTTCTCTCTAACGTTGTCGGAGATATCATTACCAAGCTGGGTTCTCGAGCCCTTCATGAGATCGGATTGTGGTGGGGCCTCAAAGGTGAGCTTAAGAAACTTGAGGCCACAGTTTCTAGTATTCGCAACGTTCTTCTGGATGCTGAGGAGCAGCAGAAACTTAACCGTCAAGTGAAAGGCTGGCTTGAGAGGCTAGAAGAAGTTGTTTATGATGCTGATGACTTGGTAGATGACTTCGCCACAGAAGCTCTAAGGCGCCGAGTGATGACTGGAAATAGAATGACAAAGGAGGTAAGTCTCTTCTTTTCGTCTTCAAATCAActtgtttatggttttaaaatGGGTCATAAAGTTAAGGCGATTAGGGAGAGGCTAGCTGATATTGAAGCTGacagaaaatttaatttagaggTTCGTACGGATCAGGAGAGTATTGTATGGAGGGATCAAACTACGTCCTCTTTACCTGAAGTGGTTATTGGGAGAGAGGGTGACAAAAAGGCAATTACAGAACTTGTATTGTCTTCCAATGGTGAAGAGTGTGTTTCAGTCCTCTCAATTGTTGGAATTGGAGGATTAGGGAAGACCACTCTTGCTCAAATCATATTGAATGATGAATTGATTAAGAATTCATTTGAGCCAAGAATATGGGTGTGTGTTTCAgaaccttttgatgtgaaaaTGACTGTTGGAAAGATTCTAGAGTCTGCAACAGGGAATAGATCGGAAGATCTTGGGTTAGAAGCACTGAAGTCTAGACTGGAAAATATTATTAGTGGGAAGAAATATCTGCTTGTTCTAGATGATGTGTGGAATGAGAATAGAGAAAAATGGCAGAATTTAAAGAGATTATTAGTGGGTGGCTCTAGTGGAAGTAAGATATTAATAACCACTCGCTCTAAAAAGGTGGCAGATATATCTAGCACAATGGCACCACATGTTTTGGAAGGGTTGTCTCCGGATGAGTCTTGGTCTTTGTTTTTGCATGTAGCACTTGAGGGGCAGGagccaaaacatgcaaatgtaAGAGAGATGGGAAAGGAGATTTTGAAGAAATGTCATGGAGTTCCTCTTGCAATAAAAACTATCGCAAGTCTCTTGTATGCGAAAAATCCAGAAACTGAGTGGCTACCCTTTTTAACAAAAGAACTCTCAAGAATAAGTCAAGATGGTAATGATATTATGCCAACACTCAAACTAAGCTATGATCATCTCCCATCACATTTAAAGCATTGTTTTGCATATTGCGCAATATATCCAAAAGATTATGTAATTGATGTGAAAACATTAATCCATCTTTGGGTTGCACAAGGGTTTATTGAGTCATCAAGTACGAGTGATTGTCTTGAAGATATTGGACTTGAATATTTTATGAAACTGTGGTGGCGATCATTTTTTCAAGAGGTGAAAAGAGATAGATGTGGAAATGTCAAAAACTGTAAAATGCATGATTTAATACACGATCTCGCAATCACAGTCGGTGGAACGAGGATTCAACTAGTAAATTCGGATGCACCAAATATTGATGAGAAAACCCATCATATAGCATTGAATTTGAATGTTGCACCacaaaaaattttgaataacgCAAAAAAATTACGATCCTTTattttgtttgaggaacatgaTTACGATCAactgtttatttataaaaatttaaaatttttacatgtATTTAGAAtgcatttatataaaataaaaagagttgataattctataaaaatgctaaaatatttaaaatatcttgaGATTGCCGATAACCAGGGACTTAAAGCTCTTTCAAATTCTATTACAGATTTGCTGAATTTACATGTATTAGATGTCTCTTATTGTGTCCAGCTCAAAGAATTGCCTAAAGATATTAAAAAGCTTGTGAATCTTAGGCATTTATATTGTGAAGGTTGTTACTCTTTGACTCATATGCCAAGTGGGCTTGGGCAGTTGCCTTCACTTCAGACGTTGTCACTGTTCGTAGTGGCAAAAGGGCATATTACATCAAGGGATGTTGGAACAATAAATGAATTGAATAAGCTTAATAATTTGAGGGGACGTCTTGCAATTAGAAATCTCGGATGTGTGGATAATGAGATTGTAAATGTTAATTTGAAAGAGAAGCCACTCCTTCAATCATTGAAATTAAGTTGGGAGGAGAGTTGGGAAGATTCAAATGTTGATAGAGATGAAATGGCATTCCAAAATCTCCAACCACATCCCAATCTTAAAGAGTTACGTGTGCTTAACTATGGAGGCAGGAGGTTCCCAAGTTGGTTCTCTTCCCTCACGAATCTTGTCTATCTCTGTATATGGAATTGCAAGAGATATCAGCATCTCCCACCAATGGATCGAATCCCTTCTCTTCAATATCTAGAGATTTGGGGAGTAGATGATTTAGAATACATGGAGATTGAGGGACAACCAACATCATTCTTTCCATCCCTAAAGACTCTCGAGCTATATCGTTGTCCTAAGCTTAAAGGAtggcagaagaagaaggaggatgATTCGACAGCTCTTGAGCTACTCCAATTTCCTTGTCTTTCATATTTCGTTTGTGAGGACTGCCCTAATTTGACCTCCATTCCTCAGTTTCCATCTCTCGATCATTCACTATCTTTGCGGTACGCAAGCCCACAACTTGTGCACCAAATATTCACACCAtcaatctcttcttcttcctcaatcATTCCTCCTCTCTCTAAATTGAAGATCCTTCGGATTAGGGACATTAAAGAGCTCGAATCTCTACCTCCAGATGGACTGCGGAATCTCACTTGTCTTCAAAGACTAACCATTGAGATTTGTCCGGCAATAAAGTGTCTGCCTCAAGAGATGCGTTCCCTCACCTCGTTAAGAGAATTGAATATCAATGACTGTCCCCAATTGAAGGAAAGATGTGGAAATAGAAAGGGTGCGGATTGGGCTTTCATTTCTCACATCCCAAATATTGAAGTTGATGACCAAAGAATTCAAAGAGAGGGCCGCTATCTACTGGATGATGAAGCTTCG